TTTTTCTTCCCAAGGAACAGTAGAGCTTATCATAAAGTACATCTAAGTCAAACTCCATTAAACCATCCTCAAACGAGGTTTAATACAGAGTCATGAACCCATAGCAGTTCCTCATTGCTTTAAGCATTTTTCTATTCAAATTCAATTCAACTCAGCATTCAACCTTCCATGCTGTAGTGGAACTTATTTGCCTCTCTGAACTATACACAAATCTCAATTCATGAAACGTAAGTATGTGTACCCCTGCATCCCAACATGTCTGCTCAGGGGGGAGGGGAGAAGTAAAGTGTTTGGCAGCTAGAATAAAGAAATGTGAAGGTAACAAGTCTGTGTCAAAACTCCTAAATTTCACATGTTTAACAAAAGTCTGAACTGAAACAATGGGCTAATCTAGAATAATGATAATACTTTGTTTTTACAAATTTACAAAGAATTGCAATAAAAAGTTccttgaaagaaagaaaaaaaaaaagaccacagCGCAGACACAGCTTGCTTGGAGTGGACAATCAATTACAGATGGGTTTCGGAAGCTGGAACTCCCTTAAGTCGTTCTCTCAGTTTCAATGCCGAGTAGGGCATGGACAGTTTCTAAAGGAACCCCTTCCGGTGCCTCTATATGCATGGTGGTGCCGTCTGGCCCGTTCACAATGACGATACCTTTAGAAGCTAGCTCCTCCGCACTCTGCCTGACAAGTCCTTCTGCGGTCTGAATGAAAACCTCATCAGCCTGGCCAGGTTGCATCACCTGACTGTCAGCAGCTTCTTCCACAGTTTCTACCTCACCCAAGCTGACCACCTCTGAAGGGTCACAACTTCCGTCTTGTAGAACAGTTTCCGAAGGGGCACCCTCATGTTCTGTGTCTGTGGTCAGGGCCTGCTCAAGTTGTTCCATCTGATCTGAAACATCCACAGTTTCTCTGCTGTTTAGATCTTCAGAAACCTGCTTATCGGGTTCTTCGTGAAGTTTTACAGCCTCCAAATCAAGGGGAGCAGCTCCTGTGTCCATAGGCTCTTCTTCTGTCCTTGCTCCCAGGGCTTTCCCAGAGTCTGGTGAGACTTCACCATCAACCGCAGGTCCAGAATTCAAGTTCTCCAGACGAGTCAAAACCACCTGGGGCTCACGCAGTAACGTGGAACCATCTCCAGTGTCATCCTTTTGAATGCCGTTCTGATTAACCGGCGTGTTTTTCTCGACACAGTTCTCCATTTTGAACCTCTTTGCCGGTGGCAACATTTTAGTATTCTGAAAGTCATAAAGAAAACCCAATTAATAACATCctaattatacttttttttattggataGGAAGACAAATCCTGAAAAATACCAAGATTACAGCTTATAAGCAGGTACACGGCTAAACATCTGAGCACATATGCTGTGACTGACTATGTGAAATGAAACCATACGCTCACCTCAATACTCCGTAGGCTCTTCATGGCCTGATTTGGCCTTGCTGTACCTTGTTGTCCCTGAGTGGAGTTCAGGAGTGTCAGTGCACTAGGCAGATCAGCAATACCCAGCGATTTTAAGACCTTTGAAGACAGTTGTTTGTgggtttagaaaaaaaaaaatcaatcatattaattaattaatgaattcaaTAAAGAGTGTTTTATAAGgatcaaataaaaagtaagtCATCTATAGTGTAAGATTCTTACTTCCATGTTGTTCACTTCTAGGGCTGGTCGGGAAGCTGGTGCAATGCTAAAGTGCTCTTCTGCCATCTTCTTCACCTCACTGTGGAATAACTCAAACTCATGATACACACTGGGGAACTGCTGTTTCAATGGCTGGCCCTTTTCTACCTTCAggggaagaaaagaaaatgtataAGAACATGTAGTATAATCTTGAAGTTTATGGTCTTATCTTACTTTTgatcaaataaaacaatgatgaCATGACACtgcaaatgtacatttacatttttggctTATCCAGAacaacttacaaggtaactcgtattacagaggtgggccagtctagtgttaggagtcttgcccgaggactcttattggtgtagcacagcatggTCACCCAGACCTGGGAATTAAACCCAagtggtagcttactggcaggtcatggtgttatctgttgtgccacaccaaccactgtttGTGTGAGTCATACTGTAGATACAGTGGATTACATGCAACACAGCATGACAAGTGTACATGCTTTGCTGAAAGAGTACTTCTTCAGATATTTACCTTCATCAGTACAAACTCCCACACAGTCATGACCTTAGCTAGGCGTGGAAGAACAATCTCCATCAGGTCTTCATCATCATACTGCTGTATAAACTGAAGATATATAACTTGTGAGCAATTTCTCGAGCGATTTTGCTTTactgttatatattatatatctacaaatatatagacagacaagTTGATTACTGGATGATTTTTCAGACTGCAGACTGGATGACATGAGCTTTAAAATGACATGGATGGGGTTACTTAAAGACTTCAACTAAAATTACACATTACAGCACATTTTCTAGTACTATTCTGCCTTCAAATTATTCCCACATGTTGCTCAAAAAGGCTGCCCCACCATTCAGCtatgcagatgttttttttttattgttttaaagaGGGAATTAAGTCACACCGAAGTaacaaatattaacattttgaAGAAGAGGACAATGATAACATCGATCTTATGGTAATTACATTTATAATCTTGCACAGTACAATGCAAGCTGAgctgagcagagagcagagagattaaaggccttgctcaagggcccaacaggggcagcttagtggacctgggcatcaaacccacaaccctgtaatcaaCAAACCGGCTCTTGAACCACTGAGTCACTGtccataattatttaaatgtttttagatAGATACTTTCTCATTCTAAGTCAGGCCTGACTCTGGACCAGTGTGGATCCTGAACGCTCTCAGCCTACACTAATACTGGGCAGATACTGAGAAGGGGTACATTTGGCCCAGCATTGCCAGCTAAAGAGGCTGAAGGATGTTTTGGGGCACATATTTACACAGATGTTACAGGTGACTGAATAAAGAAGTGTTTTTCTTACCTCCGTCAGCCGAATTCTTCGTCTCTGTTCCACCTGCTCCATGGTAGCTGCCGGGGTAAGGTGCTTAGGGGGCCGGCCTCGACGCCCTCGCTTGGGTTTCCGTCCTAGCCTTTTGGGAAGACTTGCTCTGCCTGATCCTTTAGGCCTCCCAGGTCTGCGTTTTTCTAtctgtcttgtggagtctgctTGCACCTGTTGACATGCCCAATTTGATAGATATAGTTCTGATcctctttctttcatctttaATAGGCATTGTATTACTGTGGTGAGCATTAGTAAAGCTTATTTACGACACTTTGTGGATTGGTCTTTTCAAACAGccctgaaggacaaagactctctcgatttttttttgttttatcaaAAACACAACATGACTAAtttaaagaagagaagaagaggcaTCTTAACTTTTTGAGTGGAGGTGGTTTTCACAGGACTTGTTTTGGTGGCTTCAGCAACAGTCTGTTCCTCTGATGGCTTGGGGTCTTTTTCTGCTGAAGGGCAAGCCTGGCTTTTGTTATGACTGGGATTAAGTCTATAGTGTCTGTTCAAACCAGCCAGGCCTATGTAGGACTTgtcacacatttcacatttaaagGCTTTATTGCGGAGTGTTAACCCATCATCTGCTCCCTTCTTCCTGCCTTCATCACCTTCCTCATCCTCCACACTAATCTCAGAATAGTCATCGGAATCAGACTGATGGCTCTCGGCCAAGTCCTCATTCTTAATGAACTTATAGTCCTTCACCTTGTGCTTAGGCGGGCGGGATACCCGGCCAGAACGAGTTTGAATCTTCTGAGGCTTCTTCTGACGATTCTTGACTTTGGGTTTTTCCTTTTCGACAGCAGGAGTCGACACCTTGGTCACCACTGTGGTGACCTTAGTCGGCGGAGTCAATACCTTAGTGGTTGGGGACGAGACACTAGTGGGAGGAGTTGGAGTCAAAATCAAGGTGGGAGGAGTGGCCACCGCAGCTGGCTTGGCTACAGGACTCTTGGCGGGAGTGGGGCTAGGAGCGACAGCAGGAGCTTGGACTTTCCGTACAATCGGGACTGAAATGCTACTGACCACTGGAGCCGGCTTCTGAAGAAGAAGCTGAATAGGGGGCTCTCCTGGATTCTGTAAAAAGTACTGCTGCTGTCCAGGCACAGGGGTGATGTGGATAATCTGAGGAGTACTGACTGTCCCTACAGTGGAAACTTTCACCAGAGGCTGGCTTACTGGCAGACTCTGCGGCTGGAGGATTGTGATGGGAGCAGGTTGACGCTGTTTGACCTCTTGTTTCGGTGGGGCCTGTACTTGAATGTGGATGGGTTCAGCAGGCTGGAAATATAAATAACAGACAAAAGGCACTGATTGAAAAGTATACTTAGGAAGCATCTAAATCACTGACTCATTCACTTAGCATACACCAGTGGTGCCCCTGTCCTGTGTTCTCTCTGCACTTGCAAACCACTTTAACTTGTAAATGAGCTAATTAGTTGGATCGAGTGTGTTGGAGTGAGGTAAACTCTTCTTAAACTAACAGGCAGTATCACCGGTCCAAGCACACGGGCACTGGACATTTGGTACAAGCACAAAACATTCTGGTGTTATCACTCTGGTTGCCTGTAATCAGTATGCCGATATAATCACTTGGACAACAGCTCCACTGATTTGGAATATCTGAATAAAATGATATCCTGGCTGACTATTAACATGATTTATTACGTACACCATATGCAGTTGATCAGTCAAAACATatctttagtttagaatggCAGACGCTAGGCTAAcacagctaataaacactggaaATAAACTTCCAGCAATTATCTCTCAGTAAATACACAACAGAACCTTTACTTATTTGCTTTGCATGCTCAAAACGACAGCCCGGTTATTCGGCTACGCAGCACAGTGTTCTAAAGCGTATCAGTTTGTTTGTGCACAACAAATTAAAACCTGGATGTGTTTTGAGTGGGTTGAGCGATATTTTGGGGCATGTGTTTAAAGAGGCAAAattgctgcagtgtttattagcaaagTTAGCCTAGTATCTCCAGTTCTAATTAAGGAAGTAAACTtcataccaaacatgtcttgtctgattgactgaatctgggggaagttaattagatttttttggtGAACTATTCTTTCCCCAAGTAAGatgcaaaaaagaaaattgaAAATACAATAAAGACGAAAATGAAAAGTTCAGTTCAACAGATCTCACGATTAGGTCTTCAACAAGTGGCATTTACGAACAGTCACTAGCTGGACTTTAATATTGTCTTAACTTGCAAAACTAAGCAAAGAATTACAACTTAGAACCATCATGTATCGCAAACTCTGTTTAGTGCCGAGGTTACTCATGTTAACTTGGCTACTTCGCAAACCGTAGAGGTGGACGACTCTGTGAGAAGGCGGTACTGCTGTTAAAAAGAGAGGACTGACATCCCTGGTTGATTGTGTAGacgtatttttttttgttagttaaaGTATTTTAGTATTTAAGTTAAAGCTTAAAGGCACCCTAGACTCCGTCTGTTGTGTGTTTCAGTCTCCGATTTATGTATAAATGTACTTTGAAACAGTGTACTTAGATTTTAAAGCATCACCAACTTCATCTTTCAGCCTCTTCTGAGCATCTCCCATGGATGTGTGATCAAAACTGGGCATCCCATAAGAGTACAGAGGTAAAGAGGGGACTGGGCTTATGCTATATGGACATATCTGGGCTCAAAATGTCTGTTTTAACATCAGCTATTATTTTTGATGGCTTATTTTGTAAGAGGGTGGTGTGGCAGGTGCTTCATTGGAGAACTGCTATTTATCTGAACCAAACCAATCTGAGCAATCAGGAATTAGTTCAACATACAAAATATTTGAAATCATATTAAGCACTGTATTGGAAAATGGATGTACTATCCAACATTCCCATACAAAGTAAAACCCACTGAGTACTACTACATTCTGTATATCATCACACTTGTAATTTAGACAGCTGATTAGCGGTCAGCCCactatgatattatattattacattatttttaccAACGTTttctatcattttttttattattattttttttttttacatttgtcagTTCCAGGTTTCTTGATTTCTGTAAACAGATATCCAGCCTGTTTAGCAAAAATGATCTGGAGGATGTCCACAAATAACACGGTGTAATGTGTTT
The Salminus brasiliensis chromosome 10, fSalBra1.hap2, whole genome shotgun sequence genome window above contains:
- the znf839 gene encoding zinc finger protein 839, giving the protein MADNEDESNNTAASAAETGGESLSGTPSQTRASATVVSTAEGEDRSEPCDVTVCSSTVTVSEGDGQRGLPELVHSGSAADAKDVDGGCQEVIGHILGTEVLTSYVQTSDNADEAEASECATVSGEFLNALAPATTIIYVQPDGSFVESSGLTAEEQQQLIEQLSKQQLVQVTGSEAARIFEQPQTAKPAASASAAAAAPSPATTVKTATITPVDVQQVIDHVNKSQVMAQAEASRPATTQAPKIQQRTVAAQPTSFITLETGSLISGGQLTATLQPQPFTIVQNAAQQLQTAAKQVALQQSQNGALIQPKPAEPIHIQVQAPPKQEVKQRQPAPITILQPQSLPVSQPLVKVSTVGTVSTPQIIHITPVPGQQQYFLQNPGEPPIQLLLQKPAPVVSSISVPIVRKVQAPAVAPSPTPAKSPVAKPAAVATPPTLILTPTPPTSVSSPTTKVLTPPTKVTTVVTKVSTPAVEKEKPKVKNRQKKPQKIQTRSGRVSRPPKHKVKDYKFIKNEDLAESHQSDSDDYSEISVEDEEGDEGRKKGADDGLTLRNKAFKCEMCDKSYIGLAGLNRHYRLNPSHNKSQACPSAEKDPKPSEEQTVAEATKTSPVKTTSTQKVQADSTRQIEKRRPGRPKGSGRASLPKRLGRKPKRGRRGRPPKHLTPAATMEQVEQRRRIRLTEFIQQYDDEDLMEIVLPRLAKVMTVWEFVLMKVEKGQPLKQQFPSVYHEFELFHSEVKKMAEEHFSIAPASRPALEVNNMEVLKSLGIADLPSALTLLNSTQGQQGTARPNQAMKSLRSIENTKMLPPAKRFKMENCVEKNTPVNQNGIQKDDTGDGSTLLREPQVVLTRLENLNSGPAVDGEVSPDSGKALGARTEEEPMDTGAAPLDLEAVKLHEEPDKQVSEDLNSRETVDVSDQMEQLEQALTTDTEHEGAPSETVLQDGSCDPSEVVSLGEVETVEEAADSQVMQPGQADEVFIQTAEGLVRQSAEELASKGIVIVNGPDGTTMHIEAPEGVPLETVHALLGIETERTT